A single genomic interval of Lewinellaceae bacterium harbors:
- the icd gene encoding NADP-dependent isocitrate dehydrogenase, whose product MSGSKVTIKDGALQVPNNPIIPFIEGDGTGPDIWYASQMVFDAAVEKAYGGQRKIHWIEVLAGEKAFEKTGSWLPQETLDTIEEYLIAIKGPLTTPVGGGIRSLNVALRQKLDLYACVRPVRWFEGVPSPVVYPEKVNMTIYRENTEDIYAGIEYLNGTPECDKVKSFLINEMGVKQIRFPNSVSLGIKPVSVEGTERLVRAAIDYALAQGKKSVTLVHKGNIMKFTEGKFKEWGYEVAEREYADQVFTWAQYDRIAEQEGSAAANAAQDAAMKSGKLLIKDVIADAFLQQILLRPAEYDVIATLNLNGDYISDALAAMVGGIGIAPGANINYTNGSAIFEATHGTAPKYAGLDKVNPSSVILSGVMMFEYMGWQEAADLITSGMERAIGKKHVTYDFHRLMEGATLLKCSEFGQEIVNNM is encoded by the coding sequence ATGAGTGGATCTAAGGTTACAATTAAGGATGGAGCACTTCAGGTTCCAAATAATCCGATTATTCCTTTTATTGAAGGTGATGGCACCGGCCCGGATATTTGGTATGCATCGCAAATGGTCTTTGATGCTGCTGTAGAGAAAGCCTATGGAGGCCAACGCAAAATCCATTGGATTGAAGTCCTTGCTGGCGAGAAGGCATTCGAGAAGACTGGTAGCTGGCTACCCCAGGAGACTTTAGACACCATTGAAGAATATCTGATTGCAATTAAAGGTCCATTGACTACTCCGGTCGGCGGTGGTATTCGCTCACTGAATGTGGCTCTACGGCAAAAATTGGACTTGTATGCCTGTGTTCGCCCGGTCAGGTGGTTTGAAGGCGTGCCCAGCCCGGTTGTCTATCCTGAGAAAGTGAATATGACGATCTATCGGGAAAACACGGAGGATATTTATGCCGGTATTGAATACCTGAACGGGACGCCGGAATGTGATAAAGTCAAAAGTTTCCTCATCAATGAGATGGGTGTAAAACAGATCCGCTTCCCGAATTCAGTTTCTCTCGGTATCAAACCAGTCTCTGTGGAAGGAACCGAACGGCTGGTTCGTGCCGCCATTGACTATGCCCTGGCTCAGGGTAAGAAATCGGTGACTTTGGTCCATAAGGGTAATATTATGAAATTTACGGAGGGCAAGTTCAAAGAATGGGGCTATGAGGTTGCTGAACGCGAATATGCAGATCAGGTGTTCACCTGGGCACAATATGACCGGATTGCAGAACAGGAAGGTAGTGCTGCCGCCAATGCAGCCCAGGATGCTGCAATGAAAAGCGGTAAACTGCTCATCAAAGACGTGATCGCTGACGCCTTCCTGCAACAAATCCTGCTGCGTCCGGCAGAATATGATGTCATTGCCACGCTGAATCTGAATGGGGATTATATTTCCGATGCATTGGCTGCCATGGTAGGTGGGATCGGAATTGCTCCCGGCGCCAATATTAACTACACCAATGGATCAGCCATATTCGAAGCGACTCACGGTACCGCTCCAAAATATGCCGGACTTGATAAGGTCAACCCGTCCTCGGTAATCCTTTCCGGGGTGATGATGTTCGAATACATGGGATGGCAGGAAGCTGCGGATCTGATCACCAGCGGGATGGAACGTGCCATCGGGAAAAAACATGTAACCTACGATTTCCACCGCTTGATGGAAGGAGCTACCTTATTGAAGTGTAGTGAATTCGGGCAGGAGATCGTAAACAATATGTAA
- a CDS encoding metallophosphatase, with protein sequence MIRRQFLRQSTLATGGLLWGNSLLAAVGQPEITKLTLLHTNDVHSRIDPFPMDGSRNQGQGGAARRAAMIAAVRAAEPNVLLVDAGDIFQGTPYFNFFKGELEMQLMSDMGYDAGTIGNHDFDAGVDGLAKQMPHANFPLLIANYDFRNTPMQDLVSPYKVFVRDEVRIGIFGLGIELSGLVPDKLFGETKYLDPVQEGNRMARLLVHEEKCDLVICLSHLGYRYKEEKVSDQILADQSENIDIIIGGHTHTFMDKPETRNNSVGKPVIINQVGWAGLILGRLDIYLEKNKRKHCVTCSNLQVA encoded by the coding sequence ATGATCAGGAGACAGTTTCTCAGACAATCCACCCTGGCTACCGGAGGGCTGCTCTGGGGAAATTCACTTTTAGCTGCCGTAGGCCAACCAGAGATTACGAAGCTCACTCTATTGCATACCAATGATGTTCATAGCCGCATTGATCCTTTTCCGATGGATGGAAGCCGGAATCAGGGTCAGGGAGGAGCGGCCCGCCGTGCTGCAATGATCGCAGCAGTTCGGGCAGCAGAGCCTAATGTATTGTTGGTTGATGCAGGTGATATTTTTCAGGGGACCCCTTACTTTAATTTCTTCAAGGGAGAGCTGGAGATGCAGTTGATGTCCGATATGGGATACGATGCCGGCACCATTGGAAATCATGATTTTGATGCCGGAGTTGACGGTCTCGCAAAACAGATGCCCCATGCGAACTTTCCATTGCTGATAGCCAATTACGATTTTCGCAATACGCCCATGCAGGATCTGGTCAGTCCCTACAAGGTATTCGTCCGTGATGAAGTACGCATTGGCATTTTTGGTTTGGGGATTGAATTAAGCGGATTGGTACCGGATAAACTTTTCGGAGAGACGAAGTACCTTGATCCTGTTCAGGAAGGCAACCGGATGGCCAGGCTACTCGTTCACGAAGAAAAATGTGATCTGGTGATCTGTCTTTCCCATTTAGGATACCGGTACAAGGAAGAGAAGGTATCTGACCAGATACTGGCCGATCAAAGTGAAAATATTGACATCATCATCGGAGGTCATACCCACACGTTTATGGATAAACCGGAAACACGAAATAACAGCGTTGGTAAACCGGTGATAATCAATCAAGTCGGATGGGCCGGGCTGATTCTCGGCAGGCTGGATATCTACCTGGAAAAGAACAAACGTAAACATTGTGTGACCTGTAGCAACTTACAAGTTGCCTGA
- the ruvB gene encoding Holliday junction branch migration DNA helicase RuvB — MHNPYLNPQGSGGPPEDQIIEKALRPKDLQEFHGQLKIVENLKIFIQAARQRGEALDHVLLHGPPGLGKTTLAHIIANELDKNLRMTSGPVIEKPGDLAGLLTNLQEGDVLFIDEIHRLNNVVEEYLYSAMEDYRIDILIDSGPNARSVQIGLAPFTLVGATTRVGLLTPPMRARFGITFHLDYYNSDVLAGIIKRSANILQVPIDDKGAYEIARRSRGTPRIANALLRRIRDFAQIKGDGHIDQGIASFGLEALNVDIHGLDEMDNRILGAIIHKFKGGPVGLTTIATAVGEEPGTIEEVHEPFLIMEGFIQRTPRGREATEKAYRHLKVVPPTQNQGKLFE; from the coding sequence ATGCATAATCCATATTTAAACCCTCAGGGAAGTGGAGGTCCACCGGAAGACCAGATCATTGAAAAGGCACTACGGCCCAAGGATCTTCAGGAATTCCATGGGCAGTTAAAGATCGTTGAAAACCTGAAAATATTCATTCAGGCAGCGCGTCAACGGGGAGAGGCACTGGATCATGTACTTTTGCATGGCCCTCCCGGACTGGGCAAAACGACCCTGGCGCATATCATTGCCAACGAGCTGGATAAGAACTTAAGGATGACTTCCGGCCCCGTTATTGAAAAGCCAGGCGACCTCGCCGGCCTGCTGACCAATCTCCAGGAGGGAGACGTGCTTTTCATCGATGAAATACACCGCTTGAACAATGTCGTGGAAGAGTACCTGTATTCCGCCATGGAAGACTACCGGATCGATATATTGATCGACAGCGGACCCAATGCACGCAGTGTCCAGATCGGTCTTGCACCGTTTACCCTGGTCGGCGCCACCACGCGGGTAGGCTTGCTTACTCCGCCCATGCGTGCACGGTTTGGCATTACATTCCATCTGGATTACTACAACAGCGATGTTCTGGCTGGGATCATCAAGCGCTCAGCCAATATCCTGCAGGTACCTATCGATGATAAGGGGGCATATGAGATAGCAAGAAGAAGCCGCGGCACACCCCGTATCGCGAATGCTTTGCTCAGACGCATCCGGGACTTCGCCCAGATCAAGGGTGATGGCCACATTGATCAGGGCATTGCTTCGTTTGGACTCGAGGCGTTGAATGTAGATATCCATGGCCTTGACGAAATGGATAACCGGATTCTGGGTGCTATCATCCATAAATTCAAGGGTGGACCTGTGGGACTGACCACCATTGCCACAGCAGTAGGTGAAGAACCTGGCACCATCGAGGAAGTGCACGAACCTTTCCTGATCATGGAAGGATTCATCCAGCGCACACCCCGTGGAAGAGAAGCGACCGAAAAAGCCTATCGCCATCTGAAAGTGGTGCCACCTACCCAAAACCAGGGTAAGCTTTTTGAATAA
- a CDS encoding helix-turn-helix transcriptional regulator, giving the protein MATTLLGKNLKTLRQLKHINQEKLAKAVGVTRTRIASYETQNIEPKLVLLAKIAAYFSISIDVLVTVPVTRDNYDSLKTRYQSGTQPKVSGPLPLVQLPKLTSGVLNTFVSRYRQIEKAFEGVLALHALQQQDASIDLTSKQLVFIIRQLLHQNALLIAEINRVNSTQKTNK; this is encoded by the coding sequence ATGGCGACAACTTTACTGGGTAAGAACTTAAAAACATTACGACAATTAAAGCATATTAACCAGGAAAAACTGGCTAAGGCAGTAGGAGTGACCCGAACCCGCATTGCATCCTATGAAACCCAGAACATCGAACCCAAATTGGTACTGCTAGCTAAAATCGCTGCTTACTTTTCCATTTCTATCGATGTACTGGTTACTGTGCCGGTTACCAGAGATAATTATGACTCCTTGAAAACCAGGTACCAATCTGGAACTCAACCGAAGGTATCGGGACCTTTGCCTTTGGTCCAGCTGCCGAAACTGACTTCGGGAGTGCTTAATACTTTTGTCAGCCGTTACCGTCAGATTGAGAAGGCATTCGAAGGAGTATTGGCACTTCATGCCCTGCAACAGCAGGATGCTTCCATTGACCTGACCAGCAAACAGCTGGTGTTTATCATCAGACAATTGCTGCATCAAAATGCATTATTGATCGCGGAAATAAATCGTGTAAATTCTACACAAAAGACAAATAAATAA
- a CDS encoding 5'-nucleotidase C-terminal domain-containing protein has product MFNRNFAPIRYLTFALLVLVAGCKPVYHLARIEKESQSVQPGNIDQEMDATIAPYRAQLTDAMETVIGQCTKTMVKERPESTLSNWFGDALVAMGNTASSKPVDFAVQNFGGIRISNLTAGPVKVGTIYELMPFDNYLVILTLDSAELVQFINHMAATGGWPISRGIHYAIRDGHAENILFEGKPIDASRTYRVALPDYVANGGDNCDFLKDNPQEQTGLLIRDGLIEYVKAETKKGHAIEAVKDGRIKIINQ; this is encoded by the coding sequence ATGTTTAACCGGAATTTTGCTCCAATCCGCTATTTAACGTTTGCACTTCTGGTATTGGTTGCCGGGTGTAAACCGGTCTATCACCTGGCACGGATTGAGAAAGAAAGCCAGTCGGTCCAACCCGGAAACATCGATCAGGAAATGGATGCGACCATCGCACCATATCGTGCACAGCTGACAGATGCCATGGAGACCGTCATCGGCCAGTGTACGAAAACCATGGTCAAAGAAAGGCCTGAATCGACCCTCAGCAACTGGTTTGGGGATGCTCTGGTAGCCATGGGAAATACGGCGAGCAGCAAGCCTGTGGATTTTGCAGTCCAGAATTTTGGAGGTATACGCATAAGCAACCTGACCGCCGGACCTGTCAAAGTGGGTACGATTTACGAATTGATGCCTTTTGATAATTATCTGGTGATCTTAACACTGGACAGTGCTGAACTGGTGCAGTTCATTAACCATATGGCTGCAACCGGTGGATGGCCTATCAGCAGGGGTATTCATTATGCTATCCGGGATGGTCATGCAGAGAATATTCTGTTTGAAGGAAAACCAATTGACGCCAGCCGGACGTACCGGGTTGCATTACCTGATTATGTAGCCAATGGAGGTGATAACTGTGATTTCCTGAAAGACAATCCCCAGGAACAAACCGGCTTATTAATCCGGGACGGTCTGATTGAGTATGTAAAGGCAGAAACAAAAAAAGGCCATGCGATCGAGGCTGTTAAAGACGGCCGGATAAAAATCATCAACCAATGA
- a CDS encoding CsbD family protein, with protein MNIDAIKLKIEGNWDSLKGKLKEKYGELTDDDLVKTKGKTDQLVGLLEKKLGKSKDAISRELNDLLN; from the coding sequence ATGAATATCGATGCAATAAAATTGAAAATAGAAGGTAACTGGGATTCACTGAAGGGAAAACTCAAAGAAAAGTACGGTGAATTGACCGATGACGATTTAGTTAAAACAAAAGGAAAAACCGATCAGCTCGTTGGTCTCCTGGAGAAAAAATTGGGCAAATCAAAGGATGCCATAAGCCGTGAGCTAAACGATCTGCTTAATTAA
- a CDS encoding DUF1328 domain-containing protein, whose protein sequence is MLRAAIWLFIIAIIAGLFGFSGIAVASAGIAKIVFYIFLVLAVISILAHLVTGRAPRL, encoded by the coding sequence ATGTTACGCGCAGCAATTTGGTTGTTTATTATTGCAATTATCGCTGGTTTATTTGGCTTTTCAGGTATAGCTGTGGCCTCTGCAGGTATTGCAAAAATCGTGTTTTACATTTTTCTCGTATTAGCTGTTATCTCAATTCTGGCTCATCTGGTTACCGGAAGGGCACCGAGACTATAG
- a CDS encoding iron-sulfur cluster assembly accessory protein, with product MPETHTQIDPIQLTDGAVKQLRAIMSEQNITDEYGLRVGVKGGGCSGFSYQLGFDHPKEHDEIYFINGMRVFMQKAHAIYLLGMEIDWVEGLNNRGFSFNNPNAKDTCGCGTSFSA from the coding sequence ATGCCTGAAACGCATACCCAAATAGATCCGATCCAGCTTACTGATGGTGCCGTAAAGCAGCTTCGGGCGATCATGTCTGAACAAAACATCACCGATGAATACGGATTACGGGTCGGTGTCAAAGGAGGCGGATGCTCTGGGTTCAGTTATCAGCTTGGCTTCGACCACCCCAAAGAACATGATGAGATTTACTTCATTAATGGAATGCGGGTTTTCATGCAAAAGGCCCATGCGATCTACCTGCTGGGCATGGAAATCGATTGGGTGGAAGGTCTGAATAACCGTGGTTTCTCATTTAACAACCCCAATGCAAAAGATACTTGCGGATGTGGGACTTCCTTCTCCGCGTAA
- the dnaA gene encoding chromosomal replication initiator protein DnaA, giving the protein MTKDRTTVWENCLQQIRENVSMQSFKTWFEPIKPVRLDNDILTIQVPNQFFYEWLEEHYLGLLKKTIKSELGDKGRLEYQILLDQQASESQRGNWINEDVEMINANQIQNPFVIPGIKKMRVDPQLNSWYTFDTFVEGDCNRLARSAGIAVADRPGATAFNPLVIFGDVGLGKTHLAHAIGNAIVQNGSNKTVLYVSIEKFSNQIIQAIKNNSINDLINFYQLVDVLIVDDIQFLANRTKTQEIFFHIFNQLHQSQKQIVLTSDRPPKDLDGLEERLISRFKWGLNADLQIPDLETRIAILHKKAEKERTSIPEKVLEYICYHVNSNIRELEGVLISLVAQASLNNKKITVELAKEVIQNFVQRQHKEINVANIQNIVAEHFGLPVARISSKTRKREVVMARQVAMYLAKNLTDEPLKAIGEEFGGRDHSTVIYAIKAVQDLLDTDQEFRNSMQSLEKKIKMTLAY; this is encoded by the coding sequence GTGACAAAGGACCGTACAACAGTCTGGGAAAATTGTCTGCAACAGATCCGCGAAAACGTTTCCATGCAGAGTTTCAAGACCTGGTTTGAACCAATCAAACCGGTACGGCTTGATAATGACATCTTAACCATCCAGGTCCCCAATCAATTCTTTTACGAATGGCTGGAAGAACATTACCTGGGTCTCCTGAAAAAAACCATTAAGTCTGAATTAGGTGATAAAGGTCGGCTCGAATATCAGATTCTCCTGGATCAGCAAGCCAGTGAATCCCAACGTGGCAACTGGATCAATGAGGATGTGGAGATGATCAATGCAAATCAAATCCAGAACCCTTTTGTCATTCCGGGCATCAAGAAGATGCGGGTAGATCCACAGTTAAATTCGTGGTATACCTTCGACACCTTTGTGGAGGGAGATTGCAACAGGCTGGCTCGCAGTGCCGGTATCGCCGTTGCAGACCGGCCCGGAGCTACTGCCTTTAATCCGCTGGTGATCTTTGGTGATGTCGGGCTGGGCAAAACACACCTGGCTCACGCTATCGGTAATGCCATCGTTCAGAATGGTTCTAACAAAACCGTGCTTTATGTAAGCATCGAAAAATTTTCGAACCAGATCATTCAAGCCATCAAGAACAATTCCATCAACGATCTGATCAACTTCTATCAGTTGGTAGATGTACTGATTGTGGATGACATTCAGTTTCTTGCCAACCGGACCAAAACCCAGGAGATCTTCTTCCATATCTTTAATCAGCTCCACCAGAGCCAGAAACAAATCGTGCTCACTTCAGACCGGCCTCCCAAGGATCTTGACGGCCTGGAAGAACGCCTGATATCCCGGTTTAAGTGGGGACTCAACGCCGATCTCCAGATCCCGGATCTTGAAACCCGCATCGCAATACTCCATAAGAAAGCTGAAAAGGAGAGAACCAGTATACCGGAAAAGGTGCTCGAGTACATCTGCTATCACGTCAACAGCAACATCCGCGAATTGGAAGGTGTATTGATCAGTCTGGTTGCACAGGCATCGCTTAACAACAAGAAGATCACCGTCGAACTCGCTAAGGAGGTAATCCAGAATTTTGTTCAGCGCCAGCATAAGGAGATTAACGTTGCCAACATTCAGAATATCGTAGCCGAACACTTTGGTTTGCCGGTTGCACGGATTAGTAGCAAGACTCGTAAGCGGGAAGTGGTAATGGCCAGGCAGGTAGCTATGTACCTGGCTAAAAATCTGACCGATGAACCTCTTAAAGCCATCGGTGAAGAATTTGGCGGCCGCGACCACAGTACTGTAATCTATGCCATAAAGGCGGTACAGGATTTGCTGGATACCGACCAGGAGTTTCGCAACTCGATGCAGTCTCTCGAGAAAAAAATTAAAATGACATTGGCCTACTGA
- a CDS encoding helix-turn-helix transcriptional regulator, protein MISIILLIMEMEEPVTFFKENLRFLRKKATLSQDSLAALLGWKRSLVTAYESGLSEPNHQRLLQLAQYFGIGLDALILIDLRVNKLEKPAMKTFAIKDMQEIHESTKLALEGLQAMIDLAQGEEGVTQSLGYQETKQLLWLAQKLLSMNDELLKTLNNEEPQAS, encoded by the coding sequence ATGATTAGCATTATCTTGCTTATTATGGAGATGGAAGAACCTGTTACATTTTTCAAAGAGAATCTCCGCTTTCTGCGGAAGAAAGCCACCTTGAGCCAGGACTCCCTGGCAGCTCTACTGGGATGGAAGAGGAGTTTGGTGACGGCATATGAATCAGGGCTTTCTGAACCAAATCACCAGCGATTATTACAACTGGCTCAATATTTTGGTATCGGGCTGGATGCCCTGATCCTGATCGATCTGCGGGTCAATAAATTGGAGAAGCCTGCCATGAAGACATTTGCCATTAAAGACATGCAGGAAATCCACGAAAGTACAAAACTCGCCCTGGAAGGCCTGCAGGCCATGATCGATCTTGCACAGGGCGAAGAAGGTGTAACACAAAGTCTGGGGTATCAGGAAACAAAGCAACTTTTGTGGCTTGCACAAAAGTTGCTTTCAATGAATGACGAATTGCTAAAGACCCTTAACAACGAGGAACCTCAAGCTTCCTGA
- a CDS encoding sigma-70 family RNA polymerase sigma factor yields MNNSQFEIAYKSCYERLLYQAHRYTGDADDAKDLLQNASLHAYEHRSSLLDSDRFYPWMLRVLHHTYLNAFRKETRRRNLLVKNGNSEAFFYNQDRRQNDGYWSLVVEDIQKMARVFGERSYEAFALFVDGYTYIEIATMLNIAMGTVKSRINFLRNKFKINSVYPLYPAVN; encoded by the coding sequence ATGAACAATTCGCAATTTGAAATCGCTTACAAATCCTGCTATGAAAGGCTTTTGTATCAGGCGCACCGGTATACCGGAGATGCCGATGATGCGAAGGATCTTTTGCAAAATGCATCCTTGCATGCTTATGAGCACCGCTCCTCGCTACTGGATTCCGACCGGTTCTATCCCTGGATGTTGCGGGTGTTGCATCATACTTATCTGAATGCATTTCGCAAAGAAACCCGGCGCCGGAACCTGCTTGTCAAAAATGGAAATAGCGAGGCTTTTTTCTACAATCAGGACAGACGGCAAAATGATGGTTACTGGAGCCTTGTCGTCGAAGATATTCAGAAAATGGCACGGGTGTTCGGTGAACGCAGCTATGAAGCATTTGCATTGTTTGTGGATGGCTACACCTATATTGAAATAGCCACCATGCTCAATATTGCAATGGGAACCGTAAAAAGTCGCATTAATTTTTTAAGAAATAAATTCAAAATTAATAGCGTATATCCGCTCTATCCTGCTGTTAATTGA